The Methanosarcina barkeri str. Wiesmoor DNA segment CCTATTGAATGTCCTGCAACCGGAAAATCGGCATTTGAGATAGAAGGTCTGGTTTCTTCGATTCTTGCATCAAATTTTTTGAGCAGCTCTTCAGGTTCAATTCCGCTTACAACTCTGTGAATAGGTTCAAAGGAAAGTCCGGGGTCGTGAACATTTACAAGCTCAACCATTGCGTATCTTGCAGGATGATCGGCCTGTACAGTCCCTTTAATTTGTTCCCAGAAGCTCTTTGCAGCAGCAAGGCTGTGGTTTCCATCACCAACAAGAAGTGTTTCCAGGTTCAGGATTTTATCCGAAATTTCTGTAATTATCTTTTCATCACTGATCCTGTAACCCGCGATGTGACCGCCGTTTTCCATCAGGTTAAAATCATAAACTTTGTTCTCTTCACAAACAAAATCATCAGGGTTTCTGGGAATAACCGAGAAATAAGGATCATCATATAACACTAAGATGTGCGAGAGTTCCAGTTCTGCATTTTCCCTTATCCTGACTCTTGCAGGAAGCCTTTCTTTAATAGTGCCTTCCGTTGGTTTGATAAACGAGTCGGACCCGTTGAACTGGTATTCTTCCAGGTCTATTGCAACAACAAGTCCGGTTCTTTCCTTACCTGAGACCAAACGCCTTACGAGAATAAAACAGGGGCCGTGGTCAACGAGAAGTTTTTTGTAGTCACTTAGGGTTTTATGAA contains these protein-coding regions:
- a CDS encoding DUF1015 domain-containing protein is translated as MIACDQHTQDPEYWKRVEEFIGDAPSTFNLIYPEIYLPLDENRVNKIHKTLSDYKKLLVDHGPCFILVRRLVSGKERTGLVVAIDLEEYQFNGSDSFIKPTEGTIKERLPARVRIRENAELELSHILVLYDDPYFSVIPRNPDDFVCEENKVYDFNLMENGGHIAGYRISDEKIITEISDKILNLETLLVGDGNHSLAAAKSFWEQIKGTVQADHPARYAMVELVNVHDPGLSFEPIHRVVSGIEPEELLKKFDARIEETRPSISNADFPVAGHSIGFITKDRSGMLIFDNPVYDLEVETLDEIIDNYSIEYEHDPEVVEKLGKKQGNIGFFLPPLKKSDFFSLIKKKGVLPRKSFSLGKENEKRYYIEARKIVP